A stretch of Allostreptomyces psammosilenae DNA encodes these proteins:
- a CDS encoding copper resistance protein CopC: MTAVRVRAAGPAPAAVGVPTAGRGTPGWAGRRVGALLGAVLAALALLFATAPPAAAHAELIGSDPAAGTVLDSAPSAVTLSFSEGVELGLGAVRVLDPAGEQVDAGTVEHADGDPATARVALTGEMPQGTYTVAWRVGSADAHVVSGAFTFSVGAASQTAVDVSELDAQQAGAVVTTAHGLARGAAFAGWTGLVGAGAFVLLCWPRAVGRAEVRRLLLGSWATLLAGSLAVLLLQGARALGGGLGDAFDLDVLRTTLDTRLGAALALRVALLALAAAWLSVLVAWLGRPAAPAADDDTADGTAVRDGDTAGDAVGFGGGGGGGGAGRWERLGLAVFGGVLAVGLAATWALSGHASVGPAAGWAVPSTVLHLLAAGVWLGGLLAVLLSLRHPADVETARTVGTVPADGVARFSRLAFGCVVVLAVSGLFQGWRQTASWDALFGSEYGLLLIAKTVAVLALVAVAALSRRWTARLRTAPTGEAAPSEATPDGAARTGPAHDETAHDETAHDETAHDETAHDETAHDETAQDETAQDETADADTPAPPASTADPRRRAQLALQERARREAAARRRDLADPGREGLRRSVGIEVVIAAVVLVLTTLLTGSDPGRTEAAAAPAVISERVPYDTGGENGSGTATVTVDPGRSGANTVHVVVEGADGLPVDVPELRLTFTLPEQDLGPLPVELEKVDTGHWTATGATLPVAGEWTMAVTVRTSDIDQVTERRTVEVR; encoded by the coding sequence ATGACCGCCGTCCGCGTGCGCGCCGCCGGCCCCGCGCCGGCCGCCGTCGGCGTGCCCACCGCCGGGCGTGGGACGCCGGGCTGGGCGGGGCGCCGGGTCGGCGCGCTGCTCGGGGCGGTGCTGGCCGCCCTTGCCCTGCTGTTCGCCACGGCCCCGCCGGCCGCCGCGCACGCCGAGCTGATCGGCAGCGACCCGGCGGCCGGCACGGTGCTGGACTCGGCCCCGTCCGCCGTGACGCTCTCCTTCAGCGAGGGCGTGGAGCTGGGCCTGGGCGCCGTCCGGGTGCTCGATCCGGCGGGCGAGCAGGTCGACGCGGGCACGGTGGAGCACGCGGACGGCGACCCGGCCACCGCGCGCGTCGCGCTGACCGGCGAGATGCCGCAGGGGACGTACACGGTGGCCTGGCGGGTCGGCTCGGCCGACGCCCACGTGGTCTCCGGCGCCTTCACCTTCTCGGTGGGCGCCGCCTCGCAGACCGCCGTGGACGTCTCCGAGCTGGACGCGCAGCAGGCCGGCGCGGTGGTCACCACCGCGCACGGGCTGGCCCGCGGCGCCGCCTTCGCCGGCTGGACCGGCCTGGTCGGCGCGGGCGCGTTCGTCCTGCTGTGCTGGCCGCGGGCGGTGGGGCGGGCGGAGGTGCGCCGGCTGCTGCTCGGTTCCTGGGCCACACTGCTGGCCGGCTCGCTGGCGGTGCTGCTGCTGCAGGGTGCCCGCGCGCTGGGCGGCGGGCTCGGCGACGCGTTCGACCTCGACGTGCTGCGCACCACCCTGGACACCCGGCTGGGCGCCGCGCTGGCGCTGCGGGTCGCCCTGCTGGCGCTGGCCGCGGCCTGGCTGTCGGTGCTGGTCGCCTGGCTGGGCCGGCCGGCCGCACCGGCCGCTGACGACGACACCGCCGACGGCACCGCCGTTCGCGACGGCGACACCGCTGGTGACGCCGTCGGCTTCGGTGGTGGCGGCGGTGGCGGTGGCGCCGGGCGGTGGGAGCGGCTGGGGCTCGCGGTGTTCGGCGGCGTGCTCGCCGTCGGCCTCGCCGCGACCTGGGCGCTGTCCGGGCACGCCTCGGTCGGTCCGGCGGCCGGCTGGGCCGTGCCGTCCACCGTGCTGCACCTGCTGGCGGCCGGGGTGTGGCTGGGCGGCCTGCTCGCCGTCCTGCTCTCGCTGCGGCACCCGGCCGACGTGGAGACCGCGCGGACGGTGGGCACCGTGCCGGCCGACGGCGTGGCGCGGTTCTCCCGGCTCGCCTTCGGCTGCGTCGTCGTCCTCGCCGTCTCCGGCCTGTTCCAGGGGTGGCGGCAGACGGCCTCCTGGGACGCCCTGTTCGGCTCGGAGTACGGGCTGCTGCTGATCGCCAAGACGGTCGCCGTGCTGGCCCTGGTGGCCGTGGCCGCGCTCTCCCGCCGGTGGACCGCCCGATTGCGCACGGCCCCGACCGGCGAAGCGGCGCCGAGCGAGGCGACGCCGGACGGGGCGGCGCGGACCGGGCCGGCGCACGACGAGACGGCGCACGACGAGACGGCGCACGACGAGACGGCGCACGACGAGACGGCGCACGACGAGACGGCGCACGACGAGACGGCGCAGGACGAGACGGCGCAGGACGAGACGGCCGACGCGGACACCCCCGCACCGCCCGCCAGCACCGCGGACCCGCGCCGGCGCGCCCAGCTGGCCCTGCAGGAGCGGGCCCGCCGGGAGGCCGCGGCGCGCCGGCGGGACCTCGCCGACCCCGGGCGGGAGGGGCTGCGCCGGTCGGTCGGCATCGAGGTGGTGATCGCCGCGGTCGTCCTGGTCCTCACCACCCTGCTCACCGGGAGCGATCCCGGGCGGACCGAGGCCGCCGCGGCGCCGGCCGTCATCAGCGAGCGGGTCCCGTACGACACCGGCGGGGAGAACGGCTCCGGCACGGCCACCGTCACCGTCGATCCCGGCCGCAGCGGCGCGAACACGGTGCACGTGGTGGTGGAGGGCGCCGACGGCCTGCCGGTGGACGTCCCGGAGCTGCGGCTGACCTTCACCCTCCCGGAACAGGACCTCGGGCCGCTGCCGGTGGAGCTGGAGAAGGTGGACACCGGCCACTGGACGGCCACCGGGGCCACCCTGCCGGTCGCCGGCGAGTGGACGATGGCGGTCACCGTCCGTACCTCCGACATCGACCAGGTGACGGAGCGCCGCACGGTGGAGGTGCGGTGA
- a CDS encoding copper chaperone PCu(A)C encodes MTRRSVPRAVAALAGAALLTLAATGCSGAGAGDGGAEPTPPRLSVRDAYVPQPASADVAAGYLVVENAGSTPDRLVGVSSPAATVTLHRGEDGAMVPTDGFDVPAEGELAFERLGNHLMLSELAGPLREGDTVEMTLTFATSTPIEVEVPVTSMTYRPDGSGSAPDPAAGSSGDAGGAHSGHGSSAAGS; translated from the coding sequence GTGACGCGCCGGTCCGTCCCGCGCGCCGTGGCCGCGCTGGCCGGCGCGGCCCTGCTGACCCTGGCCGCCACCGGCTGCTCCGGCGCCGGCGCGGGCGACGGCGGGGCGGAGCCGACGCCGCCCCGGCTGAGCGTGCGGGACGCCTACGTGCCGCAGCCCGCCTCCGCCGACGTGGCCGCCGGCTACCTGGTGGTGGAGAACGCCGGCTCCACCCCGGACCGCCTGGTCGGGGTGAGCAGCCCGGCCGCCACGGTGACGCTGCACCGCGGCGAGGACGGCGCGATGGTGCCCACCGACGGTTTCGACGTGCCCGCCGAGGGCGAGCTGGCGTTCGAGCGGCTGGGGAACCACCTGATGCTCTCCGAGCTGGCCGGCCCGCTGCGGGAGGGGGACACCGTCGAGATGACGCTGACCTTCGCCACCTCGACGCCGATCGAGGTGGAGGTGCCGGTCACCTCGATGACGTACCGCCCGGACGGCTCCGGCTCCGCCCCCGACCCCGCCGCGGGCTCCTCCGGGGACGCCGGCGGGGCGCACTCCGGCCACGGCTCCTCGGCGGCCGGGTCATGA
- a CDS encoding SCO family protein — translation MHVSHPAPTPPATARRSWRLAAALGAASCLLLAGCGSGAEAEAENAASVTVPQTGEDSPYLGTVLDKPFSKPELTLTDTEGQPFDLRAETAGEPTLLYFGYTHCPDVCPTTMADLALAKRELPEDQRDALNVVFVTTDPERDTPESLRSWLDAMDATFIGLTGDFATIQEAARTVGVAVEEPVVNDDGSVTSTHGTQVLAYGADDVAHVVYLSGTPADDYAHDLPLLMDGVAP, via the coding sequence ATGCACGTGTCACACCCCGCCCCCACCCCGCCCGCCACCGCCCGCCGCTCCTGGCGGCTCGCCGCCGCCCTCGGGGCCGCGTCCTGCCTGCTGCTGGCCGGCTGCGGCTCCGGCGCGGAGGCCGAGGCCGAGAACGCCGCCAGCGTCACCGTCCCGCAGACCGGCGAGGACAGCCCCTACCTGGGAACGGTGCTGGACAAGCCGTTCAGCAAGCCGGAACTCACCCTCACCGACACCGAGGGGCAGCCGTTCGACCTGCGCGCCGAGACCGCCGGCGAACCCACCCTGCTCTACTTCGGCTACACGCACTGCCCCGACGTCTGCCCGACCACCATGGCCGACCTGGCGCTGGCCAAGCGGGAGCTGCCCGAGGACCAGCGCGACGCGCTGAACGTGGTCTTCGTCACCACCGACCCGGAGCGGGACACTCCGGAGAGCCTGCGCTCCTGGCTGGACGCGATGGACGCCACCTTCATCGGGCTGACCGGTGACTTCGCCACCATCCAGGAGGCGGCGCGGACGGTGGGCGTCGCGGTGGAGGAGCCGGTGGTGAACGACGACGGCTCGGTGACCTCCACCCACGGCACCCAGGTGCTGGCCTACGGCGCCGACGACGTCGCGCACGTCGTGTACCTGTCCGGCACGCCGGCCGACGACTACGCGCACGACCTGCCGCTGCTGATGGACGGGGTGGCCCCGTGA
- a CDS encoding YcnI family protein → MSVSTSPRSLRAATVAATAAAALLLAAVPASAHVSVQPGEAEQGGYATVVFRVPNERDDASTTRLEVTLPADHPLSSVRTQPVPGWEVTVERAALEEPLESHGEQVTEAVSTITWTSTDGAAIAPDTFQEFPVSLGPLPEDADQLVFKAVQTYDSGEVVRWIEEPVEGEPEPETPAPVLSLVPASGDGHGHGTAEADAEAEDDPAETAADASATDTAARTLGVVGIVIGLVGAAIGVFGLRRRSS, encoded by the coding sequence ATGTCCGTTTCCACGTCCCCGAGGTCCCTGCGCGCCGCGACGGTCGCGGCCACCGCCGCGGCGGCCCTGCTGCTCGCCGCCGTCCCGGCGTCCGCCCACGTCAGCGTGCAGCCGGGCGAGGCGGAGCAGGGCGGCTACGCCACTGTCGTCTTCCGCGTGCCGAACGAGCGCGACGACGCCTCCACCACCCGGCTGGAGGTGACCCTGCCGGCCGACCACCCGCTGAGCTCGGTGCGCACCCAGCCGGTGCCCGGCTGGGAGGTCACGGTGGAGCGGGCCGCCCTGGAGGAGCCGCTGGAGTCCCACGGGGAGCAGGTCACCGAGGCGGTCTCCACCATCACCTGGACCAGCACGGACGGCGCGGCGATCGCCCCGGACACCTTCCAGGAGTTCCCGGTCTCCCTCGGCCCGCTGCCGGAGGACGCCGACCAGCTGGTGTTCAAGGCCGTGCAGACCTACGACAGCGGCGAGGTGGTCCGCTGGATCGAGGAGCCGGTCGAGGGCGAGCCGGAGCCGGAGACGCCCGCCCCGGTGCTGAGCCTGGTGCCGGCCTCCGGTGACGGCCACGGCCACGGCACCGCCGAGGCGGACGCCGAGGCCGAGGACGACCCCGCGGAGACCGCCGCCGACGCCTCCGCCACCGACACCGCCGCCCGTACCCTCGGCGTGGTCGGCATCGTGATCGGCCTGGTCGGCGCCGCCATCGGCGTGTTTGGCCTGCGTCGCCGCAGCTCCTGA
- a CDS encoding ATP-binding protein, with protein MDIWWTLHLRREPASVSLARRILLGTMESAGVDEDIAHEIALALSEACANAVEHAAGPYAAREYRVTATISGDHCRIEVADHGWGATGPTRTVASTTLTAEPSLRRRSRRYRGGAYASAAMRARAARVDTSGINAASLSAVQRGHGRPVGPTPTPDPFDLTRVPEPPTDAERGRGLHLIRALSDSVQFRRHPDTGSVVSFDKTLKWRPGRPMLAAS; from the coding sequence ATGGACATCTGGTGGACGCTCCACCTCAGGCGGGAGCCGGCCAGCGTCTCGCTCGCCCGACGCATCCTGCTCGGCACCATGGAGAGCGCCGGGGTCGACGAGGACATCGCCCACGAGATCGCCCTGGCCCTCTCCGAGGCCTGCGCCAACGCCGTGGAGCACGCCGCCGGCCCGTACGCCGCCCGCGAGTACCGGGTGACCGCCACCATCTCCGGCGACCACTGCCGCATCGAGGTCGCCGACCACGGCTGGGGCGCCACCGGCCCCACCCGCACGGTCGCCTCCACCACCCTCACCGCCGAGCCCTCGCTGCGCCGCCGCAGCCGCCGCTACCGCGGCGGCGCCTACGCCTCCGCCGCCATGCGGGCCCGCGCCGCGCGGGTCGACACCTCCGGCATCAACGCCGCCAGCCTCAGCGCCGTCCAGCGCGGCCACGGCCGTCCCGTCGGCCCCACCCCCACCCCGGACCCCTTCGACCTCACCCGGGTCCCCGAGCCGCCCACCGACGCCGAACGCGGCCGCGGCCTCCACCTCATCCGCGCCCTCAGCGACTCCGTCCAGTTCCGCCGCCACCCCGACACCGGCTCCGTCGTCTCCTTCGACAAGACCCTCAAGTGGCGCCCCGGCCGCCCCATGCTGGCCGCCTCCTGA
- a CDS encoding antibiotic biosynthesis monooxygenase family protein — MNAVATIRAGREVVTVINVFTVAPERQAELVELLAANGEEVMRHRPGFVSASIHAGVDGERVVNYAQWESEDHLRAMLADPEARRAMARALQVADHLETGMYTVASVHSGSGS, encoded by the coding sequence ATGAACGCCGTCGCGACGATCCGTGCGGGGCGGGAGGTGGTCACGGTGATCAACGTGTTCACCGTCGCCCCGGAGCGCCAGGCCGAGCTGGTCGAGCTGCTGGCCGCCAACGGCGAGGAGGTCATGCGGCACCGCCCCGGGTTCGTCTCCGCCAGCATCCACGCCGGCGTCGACGGCGAGCGGGTGGTGAACTACGCGCAGTGGGAGTCCGAGGACCACCTGCGCGCCATGCTGGCCGACCCCGAGGCCCGCCGGGCGATGGCCCGCGCCCTCCAGGTGGCCGACCACCTGGAGACCGGCATGTACACCGTGGCCTCGGTGCACTCCGGCTCCGGCTCCTGA
- a CDS encoding SDR family NAD(P)-dependent oxidoreductase, which produces MGLLDDKVIVVTGASRGIGAAAARLFAAEGARLVLGARSADALEAVAGGVRAAGGDAVAVPADVSTAEGAERLVEAAVSRHGRLDGAFDNAAIGAAAGGLAELDEAGWDAIHDVGLRGVWLCLRAQIPAMLASGGGSIVINSSTSGLVGGGAGGAYQVAKHGVTGLVRSGTADYAGRGVRINAIAPGATLSEVVRDLFERHPEVEEGVLRRTPLGRAARPAEIAEAAAWLLSDRASYVTGAVLPVDGGYTAVRV; this is translated from the coding sequence ATGGGACTCCTGGACGACAAGGTCATCGTGGTCACCGGCGCCTCCCGCGGCATCGGCGCCGCCGCCGCCCGGCTGTTCGCCGCGGAGGGCGCCCGGCTGGTGCTGGGCGCCCGCTCCGCCGACGCCCTGGAGGCGGTGGCCGGCGGGGTGCGGGCGGCCGGCGGGGACGCCGTCGCGGTGCCGGCGGACGTCAGCACGGCGGAGGGCGCCGAGCGGCTGGTGGAGGCGGCGGTGAGCCGCCACGGCCGCCTGGACGGCGCCTTCGACAACGCCGCGATCGGCGCCGCGGCCGGCGGGCTGGCCGAGCTGGACGAGGCGGGCTGGGACGCCATCCACGACGTGGGCCTGCGCGGCGTGTGGCTCTGCCTGCGCGCGCAGATCCCGGCCATGCTGGCCTCCGGCGGCGGCTCCATCGTGATCAACAGCAGCACCAGCGGGCTGGTCGGCGGCGGCGCGGGCGGCGCCTACCAGGTCGCCAAGCACGGCGTGACCGGCCTGGTCCGCTCGGGCACCGCCGACTACGCGGGGCGCGGCGTGCGGATCAACGCGATCGCCCCCGGCGCGACCCTCAGCGAGGTGGTGCGCGACCTCTTCGAGAGGCACCCGGAGGTGGAGGAGGGCGTCCTGCGGCGCACCCCGCTCGGCCGCGCCGCGCGGCCCGCCGAGATCGCCGAGGCCGCCGCGTGGCTGCTGAGCGACCGCGCCTCCTACGTCACCGGCGCGGTCCTGCCGGTGGACGGCGGCTACACCGCGGTCCGGGTCTGA
- a CDS encoding helix-turn-helix transcriptional regulator, whose product MTDSTLGAFLRARRERLSPARVGLPGGGHRRTPGLRREEVAARAGVTVDYYARLEQGRGRNPTESVVEALARALLLSGEERDYLHRLARRSGAGVLAAPEISRHTRSLLDTLDRAPAYVVDARLDVLACNRAARLLLGDACRDVGGDVGQDVRRDGGGAPAAGRNLLWLLYAGRRVAELFDAADLEAVRRGLVAGLRARSPYLSGDPATAALLRRLTAASPAFRREWREYRVEEPRRGPLRMRHPLVGEIPLDYTVLDLPECGQRLVTHLAPPAGPARRAVALLAANNRPGREEPRPFATRPL is encoded by the coding sequence ATGACGGACAGCACCCTCGGGGCCTTCCTCCGGGCCCGCCGCGAGCGGCTGTCGCCCGCGCGGGTCGGTCTGCCGGGCGGCGGGCACCGTCGCACCCCCGGCCTGCGGCGGGAGGAGGTGGCGGCGCGGGCGGGCGTCACCGTGGACTACTACGCCCGGCTGGAGCAGGGCCGCGGCCGCAACCCGACCGAGTCGGTGGTGGAGGCGTTGGCGCGGGCGCTGCTGCTGTCCGGGGAGGAGCGCGACTACCTGCACCGGCTCGCCCGCCGCTCCGGGGCGGGTGTGCTCGCCGCGCCGGAGATCTCCCGGCACACCCGGTCGCTGCTGGACACCCTCGACCGGGCGCCTGCCTACGTCGTGGACGCCCGGCTGGACGTCCTGGCGTGCAACCGGGCGGCCCGGCTGCTCCTCGGGGACGCCTGCCGGGACGTCGGCGGGGACGTCGGGCAGGACGTTCGGCGGGACGGCGGCGGGGCGCCGGCGGCCGGGCGGAACCTGCTGTGGCTGCTCTACGCCGGCCGCCGGGTGGCCGAACTGTTCGACGCGGCGGACCTGGAGGCGGTGCGGCGCGGCCTGGTCGCCGGCCTGCGGGCCCGCTCCCCCTACCTGTCCGGCGACCCCGCGACGGCGGCGCTGCTGCGCCGGCTGACGGCGGCCAGCCCGGCGTTCCGGCGCGAGTGGCGGGAGTACCGGGTCGAGGAGCCGCGGCGGGGGCCGCTGCGGATGCGGCACCCCCTGGTCGGCGAGATCCCGCTGGACTACACCGTCCTCGACCTGCCCGAGTGCGGTCAGCGGCTCGTCACCCACCTCGCGCCGCCCGCCGGCCCGGCCCGCCGCGCCGTCGCGCTGCTGGCGGCCAACAACCGGCCCGGCCGGGAAGAGCCCCGGCCCTTCGCCACCCGGCCGCTCTGA
- a CDS encoding aminopeptidase P family protein, with product MTDTTGTAATARPGDTPAAADADERQTASKPRKNGLYRGVSDELAELMKTGWADTELRDLAPLEQAPYAAKRRAALSARFPGERLVIPAGNLRTRSNDTEYPFRASTEYVHLTGDQTQDAVLHFEPRAAGGHDVTAYLLPRSDRENGEFWLDGQGELWVGRRHSLGEAERLLGIACRDVRAFAEELAALPAAPTRVVRGHDAGVEAAVAELPSRAEGDAAPERDAELKVFLSELRLVKDDWELGQLQNAVDSTVRGFEDVVRVLDRAVATSERYIEGTFNLRARVEGNDVGYGTIAASGPNACTLHWVRNDGPVRPGDLLLLDAGVETTTLYTADVTRTLPVSGTFTAVQRRVYDAVFDAQEAGIAAVRPGAPYRAFHDAAQRVLAERLVEWGLLDGPVERVLELGLQRRYTLHGTGHMLGLDVHDCAVARTETYVDGELLPGMVLTVEPGLYFQPDDLTVPEELRGIGVRIEDDVVVTADGCRVMSDGLPRRAEDVERWMAGLR from the coding sequence GTGACCGACACCACCGGCACCGCCGCCACCGCCCGCCCCGGCGACACCCCCGCCGCGGCCGACGCCGACGAGCGGCAGACCGCCAGCAAGCCTCGGAAGAACGGCCTGTACCGGGGGGTCTCGGACGAACTCGCCGAGCTGATGAAGACCGGCTGGGCGGACACCGAGCTGCGCGACCTGGCGCCGCTGGAGCAGGCGCCCTACGCCGCCAAGCGGCGCGCCGCGCTCTCGGCCCGCTTCCCGGGCGAGCGGCTGGTGATCCCGGCCGGGAACCTGCGCACCCGCTCCAACGACACCGAGTACCCGTTCCGCGCGTCGACCGAGTACGTCCACCTCACCGGCGACCAGACGCAGGACGCGGTGCTGCACTTCGAGCCCCGGGCCGCCGGCGGCCACGACGTCACCGCCTACCTGCTGCCGCGCTCGGACCGCGAGAACGGCGAGTTCTGGCTGGACGGCCAGGGCGAGCTGTGGGTCGGCCGGCGGCACAGCCTCGGCGAGGCGGAGCGGCTGCTCGGCATCGCCTGCCGCGACGTGCGGGCCTTCGCGGAGGAGCTCGCCGCGCTGCCGGCCGCGCCGACCCGGGTGGTGCGCGGGCACGACGCCGGGGTGGAGGCGGCGGTGGCCGAGCTCCCGTCGCGCGCGGAGGGCGACGCGGCCCCGGAGCGGGACGCCGAGCTGAAGGTCTTCCTCAGCGAGCTGCGGCTGGTCAAGGACGACTGGGAGCTCGGGCAGCTGCAGAACGCGGTCGACTCGACGGTGCGCGGCTTCGAGGACGTGGTGCGGGTGCTGGACCGGGCCGTCGCCACCTCCGAGCGCTACATCGAGGGCACGTTCAACCTGCGGGCGCGGGTGGAGGGCAACGACGTCGGCTACGGCACCATCGCCGCCAGCGGCCCCAACGCCTGCACCCTGCACTGGGTGCGCAACGACGGCCCGGTGCGGCCGGGCGACCTGCTGCTGCTGGACGCCGGCGTGGAGACCACCACCCTCTACACCGCCGACGTGACCCGCACCCTCCCCGTCTCCGGCACCTTCACCGCCGTCCAGCGCCGGGTGTACGACGCGGTCTTCGACGCCCAGGAGGCCGGGATCGCCGCCGTCCGCCCGGGTGCCCCCTACCGGGCCTTCCACGACGCCGCCCAGCGGGTGCTGGCCGAACGGCTGGTGGAGTGGGGGCTGCTGGACGGCCCGGTGGAGCGGGTGCTGGAGCTGGGCCTGCAGCGCCGGTACACCCTGCACGGGACCGGCCACATGCTGGGCCTGGACGTCCACGACTGCGCGGTGGCCCGGACCGAGACGTACGTGGACGGCGAGCTGCTGCCGGGCATGGTGCTCACCGTGGAGCCGGGGCTGTACTTCCAGCCGGACGACCTGACCGTCCCGGAGGAGCTGCGCGGCATCGGCGTGCGGATCGAGGACGACGTGGTGGTGACGGCGGACGGCTGCCGCGTGATGTCGGACGGGCTGCCGCGCCGTGCGGAGGACGTGGAGCGCTGGATGGCCGGCCTGCGCTGA
- a CDS encoding PP2C family protein-serine/threonine phosphatase — MNSENHENDGPGSPAASATRRELVVHIDELTRLHQFTERLGRMRGVRDTARELLATGARLIGAERGLVTLTTGAPTGPIATLGLERADIGALEVAEDDHGEASGLPRGLDHRLRTGLSQDSGAEPGRDPRRRDVYRRLGIRADFTARLTTPDHTDLGLVTWFFGHGDARDGVEGVAGAAGSAGSVGPGGSVGPGGSAATGCVDGADDAAPGAVVEAGRGGTTETTAPAGLPGERQRHLVALYCRFGAQMIANALDRDGISRAAAALHREMLPGRLPRLPGLRLAGRYRGGGGRTAPGGDWYDALELPGDGLGLAVGDVVGEGPHAAGLMSQLRNALRAYTVLEGEDPPSVLGDLDLLLRTTGAGELATALYAYVDTRQRRLSLANAGHCPMLLVTGYGAHFVDTAVSAPLGALACWEAPGVEMQLDGGDLLLMYTDGLVEAGDAALHTGLARLRAVAAEAPMAARRDPERFCSYVLDRHPRSRPAALLAATVG, encoded by the coding sequence GTGAACAGCGAGAACCACGAGAATGACGGGCCCGGCTCCCCGGCCGCCTCCGCCACCAGACGCGAACTCGTCGTCCACATCGACGAATTGACCCGGCTGCACCAGTTCACCGAACGCCTGGGCCGAATGCGCGGGGTCCGGGACACCGCCCGGGAGTTGCTCGCCACCGGCGCCCGGCTGATCGGGGCCGAACGCGGCCTGGTCACCCTCACCACCGGCGCGCCCACAGGGCCGATCGCCACGCTGGGGCTGGAGCGGGCCGACATCGGCGCGCTGGAGGTCGCCGAGGACGACCACGGGGAAGCGTCCGGGCTGCCGCGCGGCCTCGACCACCGGCTGCGGACCGGGCTGTCCCAGGACAGCGGTGCCGAGCCGGGCCGGGACCCGCGTCGGCGGGACGTCTACCGGCGGCTGGGGATCCGCGCCGACTTCACGGCACGGCTGACCACTCCGGACCACACCGACCTGGGGCTGGTCACCTGGTTCTTCGGCCACGGCGACGCACGGGACGGCGTGGAGGGCGTCGCGGGGGCGGCCGGGTCGGCCGGGTCGGTTGGTCCCGGGGGGTCGGTCGGTCCCGGGGGGTCGGCTGCGACGGGTTGTGTGGACGGCGCCGACGACGCGGCCCCGGGTGCCGTGGTGGAAGCGGGGCGCGGCGGGACCACCGAGACGACCGCCCCGGCCGGCCTGCCGGGCGAGCGGCAGCGTCACCTCGTGGCCCTCTACTGCCGGTTCGGCGCGCAGATGATCGCCAACGCGCTGGACCGGGACGGCATCTCCCGCGCCGCCGCCGCGCTGCACCGCGAGATGCTGCCCGGCCGGCTCCCGCGCCTGCCCGGCCTCCGGCTCGCCGGCCGCTACCGGGGCGGTGGGGGACGGACGGCTCCCGGCGGCGACTGGTACGACGCGCTGGAGCTGCCGGGCGACGGCCTCGGCCTGGCCGTCGGCGACGTCGTGGGGGAGGGGCCGCACGCCGCCGGGCTGATGAGCCAGCTCCGCAACGCACTGCGGGCCTACACCGTGCTGGAGGGCGAGGACCCGCCGTCCGTCCTCGGCGACCTCGACCTGCTGCTGCGCACCACGGGCGCCGGCGAGCTCGCCACCGCGCTGTACGCCTACGTGGACACCCGACAGCGGCGGCTGAGCCTGGCCAACGCCGGCCACTGCCCGATGCTGCTGGTCACCGGCTACGGCGCGCACTTCGTGGACACGGCGGTGTCGGCCCCCCTGGGGGCGCTCGCCTGCTGGGAGGCGCCGGGGGTGGAGATGCAGCTGGACGGCGGCGACCTGCTGCTGATGTACACCGACGGGCTGGTGGAGGCCGGAGACGCCGCGCTGCACACCGGGCTGGCCCGGCTCCGGGCGGTGGCGGCCGAGGCGCCGATGGCGGCGCGCCGGGATCCGGAGCGCTTCTGCTCGTACGTGCTGGACCGGCACCCGCGCTCCCGGCCGGCGGCGCTGCTGGCGGCGACGGTGGGGTAG